In Turicibacter sanguinis, a genomic segment contains:
- a CDS encoding 3D domain-containing protein — MKRDLIAFITALCVIVVGIYAVMQSNLKEVNINDNGELSTFTTYQQTVDEFLKEQKIRVGNFDDMNVSFDDRVYDGMEIDITRAQPVVINDGGIKTLVMTTEPTVDDVLKARSIELSTNDEISVARTSHVEGDMEIEITRVEKEYESVYEEINLDTEYVYTDELPSNEQEVWNEGSPKVVEHVYEKVYKNGDHVEQTKVATNVVDEGQPRTIAVGTGAITSFVANMTAYDVQSAGGGSRVACKPYTDVSNTIYYNDSEYGQLRIVAAGKDYPCGTIVDIDGIGKAIVLDRGSAITGNDLDLLVNTNAWDFGRKYKQTKVLRLGW, encoded by the coding sequence ATGAAACGAGACCTAATTGCATTTATTACAGCTTTATGCGTAATAGTGGTTGGTATCTACGCCGTCATGCAATCCAACTTGAAGGAAGTAAACATCAATGATAATGGAGAGCTAAGTACATTCACAACATATCAGCAAACCGTGGATGAGTTCTTAAAGGAACAAAAAATCAGAGTTGGAAATTTTGATGATATGAACGTGAGTTTTGATGATCGCGTTTATGATGGTATGGAAATTGATATTACAAGAGCACAACCTGTCGTAATTAACGATGGGGGAATTAAAACTCTTGTTATGACAACGGAACCGACTGTCGATGATGTATTAAAAGCTCGTAGTATCGAGCTAAGTACAAATGATGAAATTTCAGTTGCCAGAACTTCTCATGTAGAAGGTGATATGGAAATTGAAATTACCCGTGTTGAAAAAGAGTATGAATCTGTTTATGAAGAAATAAATTTAGATACTGAATATGTTTACACGGATGAACTTCCTAGTAATGAACAGGAAGTTTGGAATGAAGGAAGTCCAAAAGTAGTTGAGCACGTCTACGAAAAAGTTTATAAAAACGGAGATCACGTTGAACAAACTAAAGTAGCGACTAATGTAGTTGATGAAGGTCAACCACGCACAATTGCTGTTGGAACTGGAGCCATTACTTCATTTGTTGCCAATATGACAGCATATGATGTTCAAAGTGCTGGTGGAGGTTCACGAGTAGCATGTAAGCCGTATACGGATGTTAGTAATACGATTTACTATAATGATAGTGAATACGGACAACTTCGTATCGTAGCCGCAGGGAAAGATTATCCTTGTGGAACAATTGTTGACATTGATGGAATCGGAAAAGCAATCGTTCTTGACCGAGGAAGTGCTATCACTGGAAATGATTTAGATTTATTGGTCAATACCAACGCATGGGATTTTGGCCGCAAATACAAACAAACTAAAGTCCTCAGATTGGGCTGGTAA
- a CDS encoding phage holin family protein, whose translation MNRKENLNQSDREVIDENKVIENLLNGDAKNEKKQSGKNRSGTEVIYSKQVGCFDLKSILINLMIYTIVLMVTSGWLGGFYLGSFLDACNAAIIMSILNIILKPILVLLTLPLTIMTFGLFYVFVNGFLLVIADYLMGPSFEITSFGVAVLASIFISLLRMAINHYFLKEDTIKVKL comes from the coding sequence ATGAATCGGAAAGAAAATCTTAATCAGTCTGATCGAGAAGTTATTGATGAAAATAAAGTAATTGAAAATCTCTTAAATGGGGATGCTAAAAATGAAAAAAAACAATCGGGTAAAAATCGTTCAGGTACCGAAGTCATATATTCAAAACAAGTTGGGTGCTTTGATTTAAAGTCTATTTTAATTAATTTAATGATTTATACGATTGTTTTAATGGTGACAAGTGGATGGTTAGGTGGATTTTATTTAGGTAGCTTTTTAGATGCCTGTAACGCAGCCATTATAATGTCTATCTTAAATATAATCTTAAAACCTATCTTAGTCCTTTTAACGCTCCCATTAACCATTATGACTTTTGGATTATTCTATGTTTTTGTTAATGGATTTCTGTTAGTTATAGCTGATTATTTAATGGGACCAAGTTTTGAGATTACATCATTTGGTGTTGCTGTATTAGCTTCTATTTTCATTTCATTATTAAGGATGGCAATTAACCATTACTTTTTAAAAGAAGATACAATAAAAGTGAAATTGTAA
- the hprK gene encoding HPr(Ser) kinase/phosphatase, protein MNVVTVADLVQELKLEVITKEISLDRKITEQMISRPGMELAGVIEYFRDSAKRRVQIIGTKEWLYLQTLDSQTRKERARVLFTEDTPVIIFSKNFEIPEEMMELANETQVPMLRSQKETTVLFTSISNYLEEALSPIESVHGVLVDVNGIGVLITGKSSIGKSETALELIHRGHQLIADDRVDIYEKEPGLVVGRAPELLQQFIEVRGIGIINVVEMFGARAYRHKKRVTLMIELEDWNNEKIYNRIGLSDETTRLFNTDITKITIPVRPGRSIASLIEVAAMNHRLKVMGYNAAEAFTNQLNSYIQNKNNQ, encoded by the coding sequence ATGAATGTCGTAACAGTTGCAGATTTAGTTCAAGAATTAAAATTAGAAGTAATCACGAAAGAGATTTCATTAGATCGTAAAATTACAGAACAAATGATTTCACGTCCTGGAATGGAGCTTGCGGGTGTTATAGAATATTTTAGAGACAGTGCAAAACGCCGTGTTCAAATTATTGGAACAAAAGAATGGTTATATCTTCAAACATTAGATTCACAAACTCGAAAAGAAAGAGCTCGTGTTTTATTCACAGAAGATACCCCAGTTATTATTTTCTCTAAAAACTTTGAAATTCCAGAAGAAATGATGGAGTTAGCAAATGAAACGCAAGTGCCGATGTTAAGAAGTCAAAAAGAAACAACTGTTTTATTTACATCAATTTCAAATTATTTAGAGGAAGCTTTATCTCCAATTGAATCAGTACATGGGGTACTTGTTGACGTCAATGGGATTGGAGTTTTAATTACCGGAAAAAGTAGTATCGGGAAAAGTGAGACAGCTTTAGAATTAATTCACCGTGGTCATCAATTGATTGCCGATGATCGAGTAGATATTTATGAAAAAGAACCAGGATTAGTTGTAGGACGAGCGCCAGAATTATTACAACAATTTATTGAAGTTCGTGGGATTGGGATTATCAACGTGGTTGAAATGTTTGGTGCCCGTGCGTATCGTCATAAAAAACGCGTGACATTAATGATCGAATTAGAAGATTGGAATAATGAAAAAATTTATAATCGAATTGGATTATCAGATGAAACGACTCGATTATTCAATACAGACATTACGAAAATTACAATTCCTGTTCGTCCAGGACGTAGTATTGCCTCTTTAATTGAAGTAGCTGCGATGAACCATCGATTAAAAGTTATGGGGTATAACGCAGCAGAAGCTTTCACAAATCAATTAAATAGCTATATTCAAAATAAAAATAATCAATAA
- the lgt gene encoding prolipoprotein diacylglyceryl transferase, producing MDHSAIEPLNRVFLQLGPITIYWYAVLIMSGVAIGLYLAIREGKRMGIKPEFFYDLVTFGLPIAIIGARIYYVAFSWDYYSVHPEDIIKIWQGGIAIHGAIIASVIFGYFFCKRKNISLWLITDIAAVSFFIAQAIGRWGNFMNQEAHGGVVPGATLDAQREFLHSLFIPDFVINNMYINGAYYHPTFLYESLWNVIGFLIAIFILRKLSKLLVGEIAAFYAIWYSIGRYFVEGMRTDSLMLTDTIRMAQFISIITVIAVLIVVVARRVMKKNLVTYRSFYLKN from the coding sequence ATGGATCACTCAGCAATTGAACCGTTAAATCGTGTATTTTTACAATTGGGGCCCATTACTATTTATTGGTATGCAGTTTTGATTATGTCAGGGGTCGCAATCGGACTTTATCTTGCCATTCGTGAAGGGAAACGTATGGGGATTAAACCAGAATTCTTTTATGATTTAGTGACATTTGGCTTACCAATCGCTATTATTGGAGCTCGTATTTATTACGTCGCTTTTTCTTGGGATTATTACTCTGTCCATCCTGAGGATATTATTAAAATTTGGCAGGGAGGGATTGCAATTCATGGTGCAATTATAGCATCTGTTATTTTTGGATACTTCTTCTGTAAACGAAAAAATATTTCACTGTGGCTTATCACAGATATTGCAGCTGTCAGTTTCTTTATTGCTCAAGCGATTGGACGTTGGGGGAATTTTATGAATCAAGAGGCGCATGGTGGAGTTGTTCCAGGTGCAACACTTGATGCTCAACGAGAATTTTTGCATTCATTATTCATCCCAGATTTTGTGATCAATAATATGTATATTAACGGGGCATATTATCATCCAACTTTCCTATATGAATCACTTTGGAATGTGATTGGATTTTTAATTGCAATCTTTATCTTACGAAAACTAAGTAAATTATTAGTTGGAGAAATTGCAGCCTTTTATGCTATTTGGTATTCAATTGGTCGTTACTTTGTTGAAGGAATGAGAACGGATAGTTTGATGTTAACGGATACGATTCGTATGGCTCAATTTATTTCAATCATCACAGTTATAGCTGTTTTAATTGTTGTTGTTGCAAGACGTGTAATGAAAAAGAATTTGGTCACATATCGTAGTTTCTATTTAAAAAACTAA
- the ppaX gene encoding pyrophosphatase PpaX, with translation MIKAVLFDLDGTLLNTNDLIIKSFTDTFKHYYPNREFTYEEIIDCIGPTLEQTAMKYYPQNISEMVEMYRHHYVLNHDGLIKIYPGIEEMLKALKALGLRLVIVTSKKRDMTLKAMKHTNILDYFDYIISSDEVTQPKPHQEPIELALKKLNLLKDEVIMVGDNSHDIECANHASVKSIAVGWALKGADYLRGFNPTYIINTADELVEIIKKEGVQ, from the coding sequence ATGATTAAAGCTGTATTATTTGATTTAGATGGAACTCTATTAAATACAAATGATTTAATCATTAAATCATTTACAGACACATTTAAACACTATTATCCGAACCGTGAATTCACATATGAAGAAATTATCGACTGTATTGGTCCAACACTCGAACAAACAGCGATGAAATATTATCCACAAAACATTTCGGAAATGGTTGAGATGTATCGTCATCATTATGTGTTAAATCATGATGGATTAATTAAAATCTATCCTGGAATCGAAGAAATGCTTAAAGCTTTAAAAGCTTTAGGATTAAGATTAGTCATCGTCACATCTAAAAAACGTGATATGACGTTAAAGGCAATGAAACATACAAATATTTTAGATTATTTTGATTATATTATTTCATCAGATGAAGTCACGCAACCTAAACCCCATCAAGAACCGATTGAATTAGCATTAAAAAAGCTAAATCTTTTAAAAGATGAAGTTATAATGGTGGGTGACAATTCACACGATATTGAGTGTGCAAATCATGCATCAGTCAAAAGTATTGCAGTCGGTTGGGCATTAAAAGGTGCAGATTATTTGCGAGGGTTTAATCCGACTTATATAATTAATACTGCTGATGAACTAGTAGAAATTATTAAAAAGGAAGGTGTTCAATAA
- the trxB gene encoding thioredoxin-disulfide reductase codes for MEKVYDVAIIGAGPAGMTAAIYAARASLSVVMIERGAPGGQMVNTFEIENYTGFEKISGPDLSMKMFEHSQAAGAEYAYGYVENVTIAEDGTKVIDCGDHKVYAKTIIVATGTKHRLLNVPGEQQLSGRGISWCAVCDGAFFKGKKVAVIGGGDSAIEEAIYLAGLVEKVTVIHRRDELRAQKILQQRAFADEKIEFVWDSTVESFEEADGKLGAVKVKNVKTGEVSTVEVAGAFIYIGLDPITEMVKDLGITDESGYVVVDHAMMTKIPGVFAAGDVISKELRQVVTAVNDGAIAAQSAFKYIETNLR; via the coding sequence ATGGAAAAAGTATATGATGTTGCGATTATCGGAGCAGGGCCTGCTGGAATGACAGCTGCAATTTATGCAGCACGTGCGAGTCTTTCTGTTGTTATGATCGAACGCGGAGCTCCAGGTGGACAAATGGTTAATACATTCGAAATTGAAAATTATACAGGATTTGAAAAGATTTCTGGGCCTGATTTATCAATGAAAATGTTTGAACATTCTCAAGCAGCAGGAGCTGAATATGCATATGGTTACGTTGAAAATGTAACAATTGCGGAGGATGGAACAAAAGTTATCGATTGTGGAGATCATAAAGTTTACGCTAAAACAATTATCGTAGCAACAGGAACCAAACACCGTTTATTAAATGTACCAGGTGAACAACAATTATCAGGACGTGGAATTTCATGGTGTGCTGTTTGTGATGGAGCATTCTTTAAAGGGAAAAAAGTTGCAGTTATCGGTGGTGGAGATTCTGCAATCGAAGAAGCTATCTATTTAGCTGGATTAGTTGAGAAAGTAACGGTTATTCATCGTCGTGATGAATTACGTGCTCAAAAAATTCTTCAGCAACGTGCTTTTGCTGATGAAAAAATCGAATTTGTTTGGGATTCAACAGTAGAATCATTTGAAGAAGCTGATGGAAAATTAGGTGCCGTAAAAGTTAAAAATGTGAAAACAGGTGAAGTATCAACAGTTGAGGTAGCGGGAGCATTCATCTATATCGGATTAGATCCAATTACGGAGATGGTAAAAGATCTAGGAATTACAGATGAATCAGGGTATGTAGTCGTTGATCACGCCATGATGACGAAGATTCCAGGTGTCTTTGCAGCGGGAGATGTTATTAGTAAAGAATTACGCCAAGTTGTCACAGCAGTTAACGATGGAGCAATCGCTGCACAATCTGCCTTTAAATACATTGAAACAAATTTACGTTAA
- a CDS encoding putative manganese transporter: MDLLMDAFLDTAKVWPLLYIVYAIFEWVEHKQINLCAKKELGPIAGALSGCIPQCGASIAASSLYSGRVITLGTLLAVFIATSDEAIPLMFTHVNQWKMIALLVIIKVIYASFVGILIDLLWRGERSELSTVSRYEYQKEKSIFIEAFERSVKVLVFLFIMTFLINLVISWIGEDTLARVLMTTSYRQPFLAALIGLIPNCAASVLLTDLYLKGMITFGSLLAGLCTGVGAGLLTLFKMNKLLKENLVIIGLLYFFGVLIGLTFHILIIGI, from the coding sequence ATGGATTTACTTATGGATGCTTTCTTGGATACGGCTAAAGTTTGGCCACTTTTGTATATAGTGTACGCTATATTTGAATGGGTGGAACATAAGCAAATAAATTTATGTGCAAAGAAAGAATTAGGTCCAATCGCTGGAGCTTTAAGTGGATGTATTCCACAGTGTGGGGCATCGATTGCAGCATCGTCTTTATACTCAGGACGTGTGATTACATTAGGAACTTTGCTAGCAGTTTTTATCGCCACATCGGATGAGGCGATTCCATTGATGTTTACTCATGTTAATCAGTGGAAAATGATTGCGTTATTAGTCATAATAAAAGTGATTTATGCAAGTTTTGTTGGAATTCTAATTGATTTATTATGGAGAGGAGAAAGATCAGAATTATCCACAGTTTCTAGATACGAGTATCAAAAGGAGAAATCAATTTTTATAGAGGCATTTGAACGTTCAGTGAAGGTGCTAGTCTTTTTATTTATCATGACGTTTTTGATTAACTTGGTTATTTCCTGGATTGGAGAAGACACATTGGCACGGGTATTAATGACAACCTCTTATAGACAACCTTTTTTAGCAGCGCTCATCGGATTAATTCCTAACTGTGCAGCATCTGTTTTATTAACTGATCTTTATTTAAAAGGCATGATTACCTTTGGTTCTTTGTTAGCAGGACTTTGTACAGGTGTGGGGGCAGGATTGTTAACCTTATTTAAAATGAATAAGTTACTTAAAGAAAATTTAGTGATTATTGGATTACTTTACTTTTTTGGAGTTCTCATCGGATTGACTTTCCATATACTGATTATTGGAATTTAA
- a CDS encoding NUDIX domain-containing protein has product MRVVHSLLVQDDQILLLFKPSRQKWFLPGGKAEFGENIIQTGLREFYEETGLQLKHAKLGAITTVVVEEELEKKEWMLYTVKATDSTGELIEENREGSLAWHSLKEVDELPMFEGDRFIIKKLLESDLPIVSTQIYTPTYELIELIQNTDE; this is encoded by the coding sequence ATGAGAGTTGTTCATAGTTTATTAGTGCAAGATGATCAAATTCTTCTTTTGTTTAAACCTAGTCGCCAAAAATGGTTTTTACCAGGTGGGAAAGCTGAGTTTGGGGAGAATATTATTCAAACTGGGCTACGTGAGTTTTATGAAGAAACAGGCCTACAATTGAAGCACGCAAAATTAGGTGCTATTACAACGGTTGTAGTTGAAGAAGAATTAGAAAAAAAAGAGTGGATGTTATATACCGTTAAAGCAACGGATTCAACTGGTGAATTAATTGAGGAAAACCGTGAAGGTTCATTAGCGTGGCATTCCCTTAAAGAAGTTGATGAATTACCGATGTTTGAAGGTGATCGTTTTATTATTAAGAAATTATTAGAGTCAGATCTGCCTATCGTTTCAACTCAAATTTATACACCAACATATGAGTTAATTGAACTGATTCAAAATACAGATGAATAA
- the rapZ gene encoding RNase adapter RapZ — protein MKKINLLIVTGMSGAGKSVVLNSLEDVGYHCIDNFPPILLPKLTDLILGTSEQSVNLAVVIDLRSLDFNSIDEMLYFLQDSHFVNVHVLYLDADDATLVKRYKETRRTHPLSRDTNLLDGIDKERELLKPIRDISDVTIDTTGLAAKDLKQQIITKFGDLDSDYFSVTFMSFGFKHGTPIDTDIMFDVRFLPNPFYIETLRPQTGLDDGVYEYVMSFEETTTFLAKLVDLLQFLIPKYKAEGKSQVIIGIGCTGGQHRSVAIAEYLAHAFENDYKTNSKHRDIHRAHKK, from the coding sequence GTGAAAAAGATTAACTTATTAATTGTCACGGGAATGAGTGGAGCAGGAAAAAGTGTCGTACTGAATAGTCTAGAGGACGTAGGATATCATTGTATTGATAATTTTCCACCTATTTTATTGCCTAAATTAACAGATTTAATTTTGGGTACGAGTGAGCAATCAGTAAATTTAGCCGTTGTGATTGACTTAAGATCACTTGATTTTAACTCAATTGACGAGATGCTTTATTTCTTACAAGATAGTCATTTTGTTAATGTCCATGTTTTATACTTAGATGCAGATGATGCAACATTAGTAAAACGCTATAAAGAAACTCGAAGAACACACCCATTATCACGAGATACAAATTTATTAGATGGAATTGATAAAGAGCGAGAGTTGTTAAAGCCAATTCGAGATATTTCAGATGTTACAATTGATACAACGGGTCTAGCTGCTAAAGATTTAAAACAGCAGATTATTACAAAGTTTGGGGATTTGGATTCAGATTATTTTAGCGTCACATTCATGTCATTTGGATTTAAACATGGAACACCGATTGATACAGATATTATGTTTGATGTACGTTTTTTGCCAAATCCATTTTACATTGAAACATTACGTCCACAAACAGGACTTGATGATGGAGTTTATGAGTATGTGATGAGTTTTGAGGAGACAACAACCTTCTTAGCTAAATTAGTAGATTTATTACAATTTTTAATTCCTAAATATAAGGCTGAAGGAAAATCACAAGTGATCATTGGGATTGGATGTACTGGAGGTCAACACCGTTCAGTTGCAATTGCTGAATACTTGGCGCACGCTTTTGAAAATGATTATAAAACCAATTCAAAACACCGTGATATCCACCGAGCACATAAAAAATAA
- a CDS encoding gluconeogenesis factor YvcK family protein yields MAEYDLRVAVIGGGTGLSTILRGLKRYPIDITAIVTVADDGGSSGSLRSDFDVPPPGDIRNVLVALSEVEPLVQELFQYRFKGETELAGHPTGNLLIAAMTNITGDFASAVQKLSEVLKVRGTVLPVSNTPLCLCAEYDDGTIIQGESLIPVEDKKIKRVYYTNPDEPALDEAVEAIMEADLVLLGPGSLYTSIIPNLLLKQIADAVVKTEAQCVYCCNIMTQPGETTGMTASDHVRVIEEHVGCHIIDKIIVNDESVDDSTYERYTHQNSDMVVIDEEVLENMNIDVIKSRLVSYNNVGEVRHNTKKVAATIFSLLLDIEEQREG; encoded by the coding sequence ATGGCAGAGTATGATTTAAGGGTAGCGGTAATCGGGGGTGGAACCGGGTTATCTACAATATTAAGAGGATTAAAGCGTTATCCAATCGATATTACAGCGATTGTAACAGTTGCCGATGATGGAGGAAGCTCTGGAAGTTTAAGAAGTGATTTTGATGTTCCACCACCAGGAGATATTCGAAATGTTCTAGTGGCATTATCGGAAGTAGAACCACTAGTGCAAGAACTATTTCAATATCGTTTTAAAGGTGAAACAGAATTAGCAGGTCATCCAACAGGAAATCTTTTAATTGCTGCAATGACAAATATCACAGGGGATTTTGCATCAGCGGTTCAAAAGTTAAGTGAAGTTTTAAAAGTTCGAGGAACAGTATTACCAGTAAGTAACACCCCGTTATGCTTGTGTGCTGAGTATGATGATGGTACAATCATTCAAGGCGAATCACTCATTCCTGTTGAAGATAAGAAAATTAAACGTGTCTATTATACAAATCCAGATGAGCCAGCACTAGATGAAGCTGTTGAAGCTATCATGGAGGCAGACTTAGTTCTTTTAGGCCCTGGAAGTTTGTATACAAGTATTATTCCTAACCTTTTGTTAAAACAAATAGCTGATGCAGTTGTTAAAACGGAAGCTCAGTGTGTCTATTGTTGTAATATTATGACCCAGCCAGGGGAAACAACAGGTATGACGGCTTCTGATCATGTTCGTGTTATTGAAGAACATGTAGGATGTCATATTATCGATAAGATTATTGTAAATGATGAAAGTGTTGACGATAGTACTTATGAACGCTATACACATCAAAATTCTGATATGGTTGTCATTGACGAAGAGGTATTAGAAAACATGAATATAGATGTTATTAAGAGCCGATTAGTTTCTTATAATAACGTAGGAGAAGTGCGCCATAATACTAAGAAAGTAGCAGCAACTATTTTCTCATTATTATTAGACATCGAAGAACAAAGGGAGGGGTGA
- the whiA gene encoding DNA-binding protein WhiA, with amino-acid sequence MSFASETKKELVQIQSDDCCAKAELSALIRMNGVISLSNKGLVLDFATENAAIARRTLQLIKQLFDTEVDLLSRKKMQLKKNNVYIIRIKKNARDIATELGIMSESVGFVLGIAKDLVEYDCCKRAYMRGAFLAGGSVNNPETSSYHFEISTLDQELAEDLKDLANVFNLNARVLQRKKGYIMYIKEAEKISDFLRVIEAYNAVLNFEDVRIFRDIRNSENRLNNCEIANETKTIVAAQRQIDNIELIDFVYGIDSLPERLQHVAKLRLEFPEENLNYLSDISNERGFKLTKSGINHRMRKLAEMAEEIRDNQKKRLLEENQD; translated from the coding sequence ATGTCATTCGCTTCTGAAACAAAAAAAGAGTTAGTTCAAATTCAGTCAGATGATTGTTGTGCAAAAGCCGAATTGTCTGCTTTAATTCGAATGAATGGTGTGATTTCTTTATCGAATAAAGGATTAGTTTTAGACTTTGCAACAGAGAATGCGGCAATTGCAAGACGAACGCTACAGTTAATTAAACAGCTCTTTGATACAGAGGTCGATTTATTATCACGAAAAAAAATGCAATTAAAAAAGAATAATGTCTATATTATTCGAATTAAAAAAAATGCTAGAGATATTGCAACAGAATTAGGGATTATGTCTGAAAGTGTTGGATTTGTTCTTGGAATTGCAAAAGATTTAGTAGAATATGATTGTTGTAAACGTGCGTATATGCGTGGTGCTTTTTTAGCGGGAGGATCAGTTAATAATCCAGAAACATCATCGTATCACTTTGAAATTTCTACATTAGATCAAGAACTAGCAGAAGATTTAAAAGATTTAGCTAATGTTTTTAATTTAAATGCTCGTGTTTTACAGCGTAAAAAGGGATATATTATGTATATTAAAGAAGCTGAGAAGATCAGTGATTTTTTAAGAGTGATTGAGGCTTATAATGCAGTCTTGAATTTTGAAGATGTTCGTATCTTTAGGGATATTAGAAATTCAGAAAATCGTTTGAATAATTGTGAAATTGCAAATGAAACTAAAACGATTGTGGCGGCTCAACGTCAAATTGATAATATTGAATTAATTGATTTTGTATATGGAATTGATTCATTACCAGAGAGATTACAACATGTAGCTAAATTGCGTTTAGAATTTCCTGAAGAAAATTTGAATTATTTAAGCGATATTTCAAATGAAAGAGGATTTAAATTAACGAAATCTGGGATTAATCATCGTATGCGTAAATTAGCTGAAATGGCTGAAGAAATTCGTGACAATCAAAAGAAACGTTTATTAGAAGAAAATCAAGATTAA
- the gpmI gene encoding 2,3-bisphosphoglycerate-independent phosphoglycerate mutase → MTKKPVALIILDGFGLRDETAGNAVKAAKMPNLDRLFHTYPHNTLEASGLGVGLPEGQMGNSEVGHLNLGAGRIVYQSLTRINLAVKNGELNTDATIAEGVKHALENNKKIHVMGLLSPGGIHSHNEHMYALVEAAKAQGAKEVYVHAFLDGRDTAPKSALEYVEALEAKLAEIGMGKVATVSGRYYSMDRDKNYDRTQLAYDAMTQGTGEKFESAKAGVEASYKNDILDEFVAPFVVDENGLIQDGDTVIFANFRPDRAQQIAIALSNPENVANYAKEGKPALDSSKGPKDVYFISMMSYGSAVNGPVVFPLQDLANTYGDVIAANGLKQLRIAETEKYAHVTFFFDGGVDKEIEGATRVLINSPKVATYDLKPEMSAYEVADACVAEINKDIHDTIILNFANPDMVGHTGVFDATVKALEAVDECLGKVVDAIIAKGGVAIITADHGNAEKLEDENGGAYTAHTSNPVPVIVTKEGIELRNGGNLGDLAPTMLQLLGVEQPVEMTGKSIIK, encoded by the coding sequence ATGACTAAAAAACCTGTAGCATTAATCATTTTAGACGGATTTGGTTTACGTGATGAAACTGCTGGGAATGCAGTTAAAGCGGCTAAAATGCCAAACTTAGATCGTTTATTCCATACATATCCTCATAACACTTTAGAAGCTTCTGGATTAGGAGTTGGTTTACCAGAAGGACAAATGGGGAACTCAGAAGTAGGACACTTAAACTTAGGTGCAGGACGCATCGTTTACCAATCATTAACTCGTATTAACTTAGCGGTTAAAAATGGTGAATTAAATACTGACGCAACAATTGCAGAAGGTGTTAAACATGCTTTAGAGAATAACAAAAAAATTCACGTAATGGGATTATTATCACCTGGTGGAATCCATTCACATAATGAACATATGTATGCATTAGTTGAAGCTGCAAAAGCTCAAGGTGCAAAAGAAGTTTATGTTCATGCATTTTTAGATGGACGTGATACAGCTCCTAAATCTGCATTAGAATATGTTGAGGCATTAGAAGCAAAATTAGCTGAAATCGGAATGGGGAAAGTTGCGACTGTTTCAGGACGTTACTACTCAATGGACCGCGATAAAAACTATGATCGTACACAATTAGCTTACGATGCTATGACTCAAGGAACTGGAGAAAAATTCGAATCAGCTAAAGCTGGTGTAGAGGCTTCTTACAAAAATGATATTTTAGATGAATTCGTTGCTCCTTTTGTTGTTGATGAAAATGGATTAATTCAAGATGGAGATACAGTCATTTTTGCCAACTTCCGTCCTGACCGTGCACAACAAATCGCAATCGCGTTATCTAACCCAGAAAATGTTGCAAACTATGCAAAAGAAGGTAAACCAGCATTAGATTCATCAAAAGGGCCAAAAGATGTATACTTTATTTCAATGATGTCTTACGGAAGTGCTGTAAATGGGCCAGTTGTATTCCCATTACAAGACTTAGCTAATACTTATGGAGATGTTATTGCAGCAAATGGATTAAAACAATTACGTATTGCTGAAACTGAAAAATATGCTCACGTTACATTCTTCTTCGATGGTGGAGTAGATAAAGAAATCGAAGGAGCAACTCGAGTTTTAATTAACTCTCCAAAAGTTGCAACTTATGATTTAAAACCAGAAATGTCTGCTTACGAAGTAGCTGATGCTTGTGTAGCTGAAATTAACAAAGATATTCATGATACAATTATTTTAAACTTCGCTAACCCAGACATGGTTGGACATACTGGAGTATTCGATGCGACAGTTAAAGCATTAGAAGCTGTTGATGAGTGCTTAGGTAAAGTTGTGGATGCAATCATCGCTAAAGGTGGAGTTGCAATTATTACAGCTGACCACGGAAATGCTGAAAAATTAGAAGATGAAAATGGTGGAGCATACACAGCTCACACATCTAATCCAGTTCCAGTTATTGTAACTAAAGAAGGAATCGAGTTACGTAACGGAGGTAACTTAGGAGATTTAGCTCCAACAATGTTACAATTATTAGGTGTTGAACAACCAGTTGAAATGACAGGAAAATCAATCATTAAATAA